A stretch of Dietzia lutea DNA encodes these proteins:
- a CDS encoding MaoC family dehydratase, producing the protein MRVFEGLDQVSAAIGEHVGYSDWMEITQERVDAFADATGDHQWIHVDPARAAEGPYGTTIAHGYLTLSLLPVLGNQVMDIRGFSMMINYGLGKVRFPAPVPVGSRIRAGVELTSLDRKPSGAQLTTLVTVEIEGGDRPAVVAEAIRLMVE; encoded by the coding sequence ATGAGGGTGTTCGAGGGCCTGGACCAGGTGTCGGCCGCGATCGGCGAGCACGTGGGATACAGCGACTGGATGGAGATCACGCAGGAGCGCGTCGACGCGTTCGCCGACGCGACCGGGGATCACCAGTGGATCCACGTCGACCCCGCCCGGGCGGCGGAGGGGCCCTACGGCACGACCATCGCCCACGGATACCTCACCCTGTCGCTGCTGCCGGTGCTCGGGAACCAGGTCATGGATATCCGCGGGTTCTCGATGATGATCAACTACGGGCTCGGCAAGGTGCGGTTCCCCGCGCCCGTCCCGGTGGGATCCCGTATCCGGGCCGGCGTCGAGCTGACCTCACTCGACCGCAAGCCCTCAGGCGCCCAGCTCACCACGCTCGTCACGGTCGAGATCGAGGGCGGCGACCGGCCGGCGGTGGTCGCCGAGGCCATTCGCCTCATGGTCGAGTGA
- a CDS encoding acyl-CoA dehydrogenase family protein has protein sequence MPELNDEEAYLVATVRQFIDREVKPSVREVEHADTYPERWIEQMKQIGIYGLAVPEEYGGMPVSMPCYVRVTEELARGWMSLAGAMGGHTVVATLLAEFGTEEQKRTYLPRLATGEMRATMALTEPGGGSDLQNMSTVARADGDELVITGAKTFITNARRSGLIALLCKTDPEATPRHRGMSIVLVEHGPGLTVSRDLPKLGYKGVETCELAFDGYRTPADLVLGGETGRGFGQMMKGLETGRIQVASRALGVAAAALEDSLAYAQSRESFGQPIWKHQAVGHHLANMATTLTAARQLTLFAAEKYDAGERCDMEAGMAKLFASEAAMQIALDAVRIHGGYGYSTEFDIERYFRDAPLMIVGEGTNEIQRNVIASQLVARGGLG, from the coding sequence GTGCCGGAACTGAACGACGAAGAGGCCTACCTCGTTGCCACGGTCCGGCAGTTCATCGACCGTGAGGTCAAGCCGTCGGTGCGCGAGGTGGAGCACGCCGACACCTACCCGGAACGCTGGATCGAGCAGATGAAGCAGATCGGTATCTACGGGCTCGCGGTGCCGGAGGAGTACGGCGGGATGCCGGTCTCCATGCCGTGCTACGTCCGGGTCACCGAGGAGCTGGCCCGCGGGTGGATGTCGTTGGCGGGGGCGATGGGCGGTCACACCGTGGTCGCCACGCTCCTGGCGGAGTTCGGGACCGAGGAACAGAAGCGGACGTACCTCCCTCGCCTGGCGACCGGCGAGATGCGGGCGACGATGGCGCTCACCGAACCGGGCGGCGGGTCCGACCTGCAGAACATGTCGACGGTCGCCCGCGCCGACGGGGACGAGCTGGTCATCACCGGCGCCAAGACGTTTATCACCAACGCCCGTCGCTCGGGTCTCATCGCGCTGCTGTGCAAGACCGATCCGGAGGCGACTCCGCGGCACCGGGGGATGTCGATCGTGCTGGTGGAGCACGGCCCCGGGCTGACGGTCTCTCGCGACCTGCCCAAGCTCGGTTACAAGGGCGTCGAGACCTGCGAGCTGGCGTTCGACGGCTACCGGACCCCCGCGGACCTCGTGCTCGGCGGCGAGACGGGCCGTGGTTTCGGCCAGATGATGAAGGGCCTCGAGACGGGCCGCATCCAGGTCGCGAGCCGGGCGCTGGGCGTCGCGGCGGCAGCGCTCGAGGACTCGCTGGCCTACGCGCAGTCGCGGGAGTCGTTCGGTCAGCCGATCTGGAAGCACCAGGCCGTCGGGCACCATCTGGCGAACATGGCGACGACGCTCACGGCCGCCCGGCAGCTCACCCTGTTCGCCGCGGAGAAGTACGACGCCGGCGAGCGCTGCGACATGGAGGCGGGCATGGCCAAGCTGTTCGCCTCCGAGGCGGCGATGCAGATCGCGTTGGACGCGGTCCGCATCCACGGTGGGTACGGCTACTCCACAGAGTTCGACATCGAGCGGTACTTTCGTGACGCCCCGCTGATGATCGTCGGCGAGGGGACCAACGAGATCCAGCGCAACGTCATCGCCTCGCAGTTGGTGGCGCGGGGCGGACTGGGATGA
- a CDS encoding MaoC family dehydratase, with translation MRIDSGGGPYFDELQRGMVFDRAPALTLTDGMAAAHQAVLGDRLRLPLDRHLGTAVTGGPVAHPGLVTDVAIGQSTVVTQRVKANLFYRGLRFHRLPHLGDTLATRTEVVGLKRNAPRPGRPATGLAALRMTTTDQEGRTVLDFHRCAMLPLSPDADPERVDHADDLLVIGTADPGPWTAPHGWDVAAYRDAVPGAGDPLPAPGTVLKSSADVVTGAPELARLTLNIAETHHDERVSGGQRLVYGGHTIGLALSQATRAFPAMLTVLGWRSCDHTGPVREGDTLSSELEAGTAEPLPGGGTALDLRARVRAHRPDGDADVLDWAFTVLMP, from the coding sequence ATGCGCATTGATTCCGGGGGCGGGCCGTACTTCGACGAGCTCCAGCGCGGCATGGTCTTCGACCGCGCGCCGGCGCTCACCCTCACCGACGGCATGGCCGCGGCCCACCAGGCCGTCCTCGGTGACCGCCTCCGCCTCCCCCTCGACCGTCACCTGGGCACCGCGGTCACCGGTGGCCCCGTCGCCCATCCCGGCCTGGTCACCGACGTCGCGATAGGCCAGTCGACCGTCGTGACGCAGCGCGTCAAGGCCAACCTGTTCTACCGCGGGCTGCGCTTCCACCGCCTCCCGCACCTCGGCGACACCCTCGCCACGCGCACAGAGGTGGTCGGCCTCAAGCGCAACGCCCCGCGGCCGGGCCGCCCGGCCACCGGGCTGGCGGCGCTGCGGATGACCACCACCGACCAGGAGGGTCGGACCGTCCTGGACTTCCACCGCTGCGCCATGCTCCCCCTGTCCCCCGACGCCGACCCCGAGCGCGTCGACCACGCCGACGACCTGTTGGTGATCGGCACCGCCGACCCCGGCCCCTGGACCGCGCCCCACGGGTGGGACGTGGCGGCCTATCGCGACGCGGTGCCCGGCGCCGGCGACCCGCTCCCCGCGCCCGGCACCGTCCTGAAGTCGAGCGCGGACGTCGTCACCGGCGCCCCGGAACTCGCCCGGCTCACGCTCAACATCGCCGAGACCCACCACGACGAGCGGGTGTCCGGCGGCCAGAGGCTCGTCTATGGCGGACACACCATCGGCCTCGCGCTGTCCCAGGCCACGCGGGCATTCCCGGCGATGCTGACGGTGCTCGGGTGGCGGTCCTGCGATCACACCGGTCCCGTGCGCGAGGGCGACACCCTGTCCAGCGAGCTGGAGGCGGGCACCGCCGAGCCGCTGCCGGGCGGCGGCACCGCACTCGATCTGCGCGCGCGGGTGCGTGCTCACCGACCCGACGGCGACGCGGACGTCCTGGACTGGGCCTTCACGGTCCTCATGCCGTGA
- a CDS encoding FadR/GntR family transcriptional regulator translates to MDTTGDTQRGPGGISRPQKTALLVAKRIVEDIARRGNTVGDRLPPEHLMLEEYGVGRGTLRESLRYLELQGAITLKPGPGGGPIVQQPDGGTLAAALSLLMQFENAPFSTIMEARAAMEPSIARLAAGRMSREALEELRLNVEATREGAEGGEYFTEDSERFHALIAWGSGNVLFGYLFDALLGILAGASMGVAYPKRQRDHTCAIHEDIYRAIADRDAVAAHDLMAQHITDHHHYLKKKFRAALEQPIRWDLAW, encoded by the coding sequence ATGGATACGACAGGCGATACGCAGCGCGGGCCCGGCGGGATCTCGCGTCCGCAGAAGACGGCGCTGCTGGTGGCGAAGCGGATCGTCGAGGACATCGCCCGGCGCGGCAACACCGTCGGTGACCGGCTGCCGCCCGAGCACCTCATGCTGGAGGAGTACGGCGTCGGCCGGGGCACGCTGCGGGAGTCCCTGCGGTACTTGGAACTACAGGGGGCGATCACCCTGAAGCCCGGGCCAGGTGGCGGCCCGATCGTCCAGCAGCCCGACGGCGGGACGCTCGCCGCCGCGTTGAGCCTGCTCATGCAGTTCGAGAACGCCCCGTTCTCCACGATCATGGAGGCGAGGGCGGCGATGGAGCCGTCGATCGCGCGACTCGCCGCCGGGCGGATGAGCCGCGAGGCGCTGGAGGAGCTCCGCCTCAACGTCGAGGCCACGCGCGAGGGGGCCGAGGGGGGTGAGTACTTCACCGAGGACTCCGAGCGGTTCCACGCCCTCATCGCGTGGGGGTCGGGCAACGTCCTGTTCGGGTATCTCTTCGACGCGCTGCTCGGGATCCTGGCGGGCGCGTCCATGGGCGTGGCCTACCCGAAGCGACAGCGCGACCACACGTGCGCCATCCACGAGGACATCTACCGGGCGATCGCCGACCGCGACGCCGTGGCGGCCCACGACCTCATGGCGCAGCACATCACGGACCACCACCACTATCTGAAGAAGAAGTTCCGCGCGGCGTTGGAACAGCCGATCCGCTGGGACCTCGCCTGGTGA
- the fabG gene encoding 3-oxoacyl-ACP reductase FabG — protein MGLLEGRTAVVTGAARGIGLEIARTFIANGARVVIGDIDDEAGAAAVAELGGEDHARYVHCDVRDGAAVEAMIDVAEEAFGPLGVYVNNAGVTRDATMRKMTEEQFDDIIAIHLKGTWNGTRAAAGRMRGHGAGAIVNISSISGKVGLVGQTNYSAAKAGIVGLTKAAAKEVAFAGVRVNAVQPGLIRTAMTLAMPEHIWEEKMAEIPMGRAAEPSEVAQVVLFLASDMSSYMTGTVLEITGGRHI, from the coding sequence ATGGGACTTCTCGAGGGTCGGACCGCGGTCGTCACGGGGGCCGCGCGCGGGATCGGGCTGGAGATCGCCCGGACGTTCATCGCGAACGGCGCCCGGGTGGTGATCGGGGACATCGACGACGAGGCCGGTGCCGCCGCTGTCGCTGAGCTGGGGGGCGAGGACCACGCACGGTACGTGCACTGCGACGTGCGGGACGGCGCCGCCGTCGAGGCGATGATCGACGTCGCCGAGGAGGCGTTCGGACCGCTCGGGGTGTACGTCAACAACGCCGGGGTCACCCGGGACGCCACGATGCGCAAGATGACCGAGGAGCAGTTCGACGACATCATCGCCATCCACCTCAAGGGCACCTGGAACGGCACCCGCGCGGCCGCGGGTCGTATGCGCGGCCATGGGGCGGGGGCGATCGTCAACATCTCCTCGATCTCCGGGAAGGTCGGGCTGGTGGGGCAGACCAACTACTCGGCGGCCAAGGCCGGAATCGTCGGACTGACCAAGGCTGCGGCCAAGGAGGTCGCCTTCGCCGGGGTGCGGGTCAACGCCGTCCAGCCCGGGCTCATCCGGACCGCGATGACGCTCGCGATGCCCGAGCACATCTGGGAGGAGAAGATGGCCGAGATCCCCATGGGGCGGGCGGCCGAACCGAGCGAGGTCGCGCAGGTGGTGCTGTTCCTCGCCAGCGACATGTCGAGCTACATGACCGGCACGGTCCTGGAGATCACCGGCGGTCGGCACATCTGA
- a CDS encoding CaiB/BaiF CoA transferase family protein: METGGGPPGEGGADDPLPLAGITVVAVEQAVAAPLATRHLADLGARVIKIEREGEGDFARAYDDTVHGQASHFIWLNRGKESIELDLASGRGRSVAHALIDRADVVISNLAPGAMDRLGLGASALRERRADLVVVTISGYGGDGPYRDRKAYDMLVQAESGLCSITGTPETATKTGVPVSDIATGLYALSAIQAALFRRERTGLGATIEVSMFEATAEWMGHALYIRMYAGRQVGRMGLSHASICPYDAFPTRDGQVMIGVQNDRGWAALVRDVLGRPDLVDDERYATNIARVARRAEVDALIGSLTQEFDSVELADRLDRFGVPAARLNDVAGLIEHPQLEARNRWREVETPAGAVRGLLPPMTFSDVELPMGRVPALGEHTEAILAELAGTLDEGNT; encoded by the coding sequence TTGGAGACCGGTGGCGGCCCGCCGGGCGAGGGCGGCGCCGACGACCCTCTGCCGCTCGCCGGGATCACCGTGGTCGCGGTCGAACAGGCCGTCGCCGCGCCGCTGGCGACCCGGCACCTGGCCGATCTCGGGGCACGCGTGATCAAGATCGAGCGGGAGGGCGAGGGCGATTTCGCCCGTGCCTACGACGACACCGTCCACGGGCAGGCGTCGCACTTCATCTGGCTGAACCGCGGCAAGGAGTCGATCGAACTCGACCTGGCCTCCGGCCGCGGCCGGAGTGTCGCGCACGCACTGATCGACCGGGCGGACGTCGTCATCAGCAACCTGGCCCCCGGGGCGATGGACCGACTCGGCCTCGGGGCGTCCGCGTTGCGCGAGCGCAGAGCGGACCTCGTCGTCGTCACGATCTCCGGCTACGGCGGCGACGGGCCGTATCGGGACCGCAAGGCCTACGACATGCTCGTGCAGGCCGAGTCGGGGCTGTGCTCGATCACCGGCACGCCCGAGACCGCCACCAAGACCGGCGTTCCGGTCTCCGATATCGCCACGGGGCTGTACGCGCTCTCGGCGATCCAGGCGGCACTGTTCCGCCGCGAGCGGACGGGGCTCGGCGCCACGATCGAGGTATCCATGTTCGAGGCCACCGCCGAGTGGATGGGGCACGCCCTGTACATCCGGATGTACGCCGGGCGGCAGGTGGGCCGGATGGGGCTGTCCCACGCCTCGATCTGTCCGTACGACGCGTTCCCGACCCGCGACGGGCAGGTCATGATCGGCGTCCAGAACGACCGGGGGTGGGCCGCGCTGGTGCGCGACGTACTGGGCAGGCCGGATCTCGTCGACGACGAGAGATACGCCACGAACATCGCGCGGGTGGCCCGGAGGGCGGAGGTGGACGCGTTGATCGGATCGCTCACGCAGGAGTTCGACTCGGTGGAACTGGCAGACCGCCTGGACCGGTTCGGTGTGCCCGCGGCGCGGCTCAACGACGTCGCCGGGTTGATCGAGCACCCGCAGCTCGAGGCCCGGAACCGCTGGCGTGAGGTGGAGACCCCGGCCGGCGCAGTCCGCGGGCTGCTGCCGCCGATGACGTTCTCGGACGTCGAACTGCCGATGGGACGCGTGCCGGCACTGGGCGAACATACCGAGGCGATCCTGGCCGAGCTGGCCGGGACACTGGACGAAGGGAATACATGA
- a CDS encoding acyl-CoA dehydrogenase family protein → MNTTAADSEVSGEDFADILATTRDYVRTVVLPREQEIADADEVPADIRAGLADMGLFGYAIPQRWGGLGLDLTQDVELAMEFGYTTPAMRSLFGTNNGIAGQVLVNFGTDEQKARWLGPIASGEVIASFALTEDGAGSSPAGLTTKAVRDGADWVIDGTKRFITNAPLAGLFVVFARTRPADADGTGIAVFLVPADTPGVTVGPKDKKMGQEGAWTAEVSFQGVRVPGHALVGGDEDAGYRAAMTSLARGRVHIAALAVGAAQRALDESLAHASTATQGGTVIGEFQLVQAMLADIQVGVMAGRAMVREAAAKYHSGEDRRIAPSAAKLYCTEMVGRAADLAVQIHGGSGYIRGVPVERIFRDVRLLRLYEGTSEIQRLIIGGGLVRAATRAAGSR, encoded by the coding sequence ATGAACACGACGGCGGCGGACTCGGAGGTCTCCGGGGAGGATTTCGCGGACATCCTCGCGACGACGCGCGACTACGTCCGCACGGTGGTGCTGCCGCGCGAGCAGGAGATAGCCGACGCCGACGAGGTCCCGGCGGACATCCGTGCGGGGCTGGCGGACATGGGCCTGTTCGGCTACGCGATCCCGCAGCGCTGGGGCGGCCTGGGGTTGGACCTGACCCAGGACGTCGAGTTGGCGATGGAGTTCGGATACACGACCCCCGCGATGCGGTCCCTGTTCGGGACCAACAACGGGATCGCCGGGCAGGTGCTGGTGAACTTCGGCACGGACGAGCAGAAGGCGAGGTGGCTCGGGCCGATTGCCTCCGGGGAAGTGATCGCGTCGTTCGCCCTCACGGAGGACGGGGCCGGGTCGAGCCCGGCGGGGCTGACCACCAAGGCGGTGCGAGACGGCGCTGACTGGGTGATCGACGGAACCAAGCGCTTCATCACCAACGCGCCGCTCGCCGGCCTGTTCGTCGTGTTCGCCCGGACCCGCCCCGCCGACGCCGACGGCACCGGCATCGCCGTCTTCCTCGTCCCCGCGGACACGCCGGGCGTGACGGTGGGGCCGAAGGACAAGAAGATGGGCCAGGAGGGCGCCTGGACCGCCGAGGTGAGCTTCCAGGGCGTCCGCGTCCCTGGCCACGCGCTGGTCGGCGGCGACGAGGACGCGGGCTACCGGGCCGCGATGACCTCGCTCGCGCGGGGCCGCGTGCACATCGCCGCGTTGGCGGTCGGTGCCGCGCAGCGCGCGCTGGACGAGTCGCTCGCGCACGCCTCCACCGCCACCCAGGGCGGGACGGTGATCGGCGAGTTCCAACTGGTACAGGCCATGCTGGCGGATATCCAGGTGGGCGTGATGGCGGGTCGGGCGATGGTCCGCGAGGCCGCCGCGAAGTACCACTCCGGTGAGGATCGCCGGATCGCCCCGTCGGCGGCCAAGCTCTACTGCACCGAGATGGTCGGTCGGGCCGCTGACCTGGCCGTGCAGATCCACGGTGGCAGCGGGTACATCCGCGGCGTCCCCGTCGAGCGGATCTTCCGGGACGTCCGGCTGCTGCGCCTGTACGAGGGGACCAGCGAGATCCAGAGGCTCATCATCGGCGGCGGACTCGTCCGGGCGGCCACGCGGGCGGCGGGTAGCCGGTGA
- a CDS encoding CoA transferase codes for MSDPTTPAAAGRPLDGIRVVELSSFVASPLSGLTLAQLGAEVIRVDPTGGAADVNRWPLAPDGTSIYWTGLNRGKASVTLDLRSDEGRQALRDLVTAPGAGGGILVTNSAGRDWMSHDALAAIRPDVITLELPGRRDGRPAVDYTVNAALGFPAVTGQVDEQGGGHGVGQVVNHVLPAWDVAAGLHAALAVVAAVRERERTGRGRHIVLPLDDVALATAGTLGYLTEPQLDGTSRPAVGNHVYGTFGTDFTTSDGGRFMIVALTTRHFHDLARLTGTREAVDALETAAGADFSTESDRYSYREVLAALFARWFSAHTTEEVARALSESVVLHERYRTFAEVVSDGDLVANPLFARLDQPGIGPYLAAAHPATFDGAHLTTGPAPRLGADTGRLTTGGSPA; via the coding sequence ATGTCCGACCCGACCACTCCCGCGGCGGCGGGACGACCCCTCGACGGCATCCGCGTCGTCGAACTGTCGAGTTTTGTGGCCTCTCCGCTCAGCGGCCTCACCCTCGCCCAGCTCGGCGCCGAGGTCATCCGGGTCGATCCGACGGGTGGTGCCGCCGACGTCAACCGCTGGCCCCTCGCTCCGGACGGGACCTCCATCTACTGGACCGGATTGAACCGCGGCAAGGCCTCGGTGACCCTCGACCTGCGCTCCGACGAGGGCCGTCAGGCGCTGCGGGACCTCGTCACCGCGCCCGGTGCGGGCGGCGGGATCCTCGTGACCAACTCCGCGGGCCGCGACTGGATGAGCCACGACGCACTGGCCGCGATCCGGCCCGACGTCATCACCCTGGAACTACCCGGCCGACGCGACGGCCGACCGGCGGTGGACTACACCGTCAACGCCGCCCTCGGATTCCCCGCCGTCACCGGGCAGGTCGACGAGCAGGGCGGCGGGCACGGCGTGGGACAGGTGGTCAATCACGTACTGCCCGCCTGGGACGTCGCCGCCGGACTCCACGCCGCCCTCGCCGTGGTCGCCGCGGTCCGCGAACGCGAACGGACCGGTCGTGGCCGGCACATCGTCCTGCCGCTCGACGATGTCGCGTTGGCCACCGCGGGCACGCTCGGGTACCTTACCGAACCCCAGCTCGACGGGACCTCCCGGCCCGCCGTGGGCAACCACGTCTACGGGACGTTCGGGACGGATTTCACGACCAGCGACGGCGGCCGGTTCATGATCGTCGCCCTGACGACCCGTCACTTCCACGATTTGGCGCGCCTGACCGGAACGCGCGAGGCCGTCGACGCGCTCGAGACCGCGGCCGGGGCCGACTTCTCCACCGAGTCGGACCGCTACTCCTATCGTGAGGTGCTCGCCGCCCTGTTCGCCCGCTGGTTCTCGGCCCACACGACCGAGGAGGTCGCCCGGGCGTTGTCGGAGTCGGTGGTCCTCCACGAGCGATACCGCACCTTCGCCGAGGTCGTCTCCGACGGCGATCTCGTGGCCAATCCGCTTTTCGCCCGCCTCGACCAACCCGGTATCGGCCCGTACCTGGCCGCCGCCCACCCGGCCACCTTCGACGGCGCGCACCTGACCACCGGGCCCGCTCCCCGACTCGGAGCGGACACCGGCCGCCTCACGACCGGAGGATCACCGGCATGA
- a CDS encoding acyl-CoA dehydrogenase family protein → MTHKPAARDDVPVYLTPERLAIRDLAREFTAKEVLPVADRLDPERGDIPDGLRQKMADIGFFGIMIGEEHGGLGLGVFEYCLVAEELARGWLSVSGLLARGNGMGGGFTDEQEARLLPRVARGEWLGAYALSEAEAGSDVANISCRAVRDGDEWVVNGTKMWCTYADQADYLVLFARTDPHRDPDKPHRGISAFLVEKERGVFPPGITGNPVRKIGYFGWQTWELSFDDFRIPASALLGEEGKGFYLAVSGLEVGRAHTAARAIGLARAALEDSIAYVKTREQFGRPIGEFQYLRFQIAKMAADIEAARQLMYSVATAIDSGRRCSLEAAMCKLVATEMAERVTSQGIQIHGGAGYTTDFRVERHWRDARLTRIFEGTSEIQMRIISDELLGRID, encoded by the coding sequence ATGACCCACAAGCCCGCCGCGCGCGACGACGTCCCCGTCTACCTCACGCCGGAGCGTCTGGCCATCCGCGACCTGGCCCGCGAGTTCACCGCCAAGGAAGTCCTCCCCGTCGCCGACCGACTCGACCCCGAACGCGGCGACATCCCCGACGGACTGCGGCAGAAGATGGCCGACATCGGGTTCTTCGGGATCATGATCGGCGAGGAGCACGGCGGCCTGGGCCTGGGCGTGTTCGAGTACTGCCTCGTCGCCGAGGAGCTGGCCCGCGGATGGTTGTCCGTCTCAGGCCTGCTGGCACGCGGGAACGGCATGGGCGGCGGCTTCACCGACGAGCAGGAGGCCCGGCTGCTCCCCCGCGTCGCGCGCGGCGAGTGGCTGGGCGCCTACGCGCTGTCCGAGGCCGAAGCCGGGTCCGACGTCGCCAACATCTCGTGCCGGGCGGTCCGCGACGGGGACGAGTGGGTCGTGAACGGCACCAAGATGTGGTGCACGTACGCCGACCAGGCCGACTACCTGGTGCTCTTCGCACGGACCGACCCCCACCGCGATCCCGACAAGCCGCATCGCGGGATCTCCGCCTTCCTCGTGGAGAAGGAGCGCGGGGTGTTCCCGCCGGGCATCACCGGCAACCCCGTGCGCAAGATCGGGTACTTCGGCTGGCAGACCTGGGAGCTGTCCTTCGACGACTTCCGCATCCCGGCCTCAGCCCTGCTCGGCGAGGAGGGAAAGGGCTTCTACCTGGCCGTTTCCGGGCTCGAGGTCGGCCGCGCCCACACCGCGGCCCGGGCCATCGGCCTCGCCCGCGCCGCGCTCGAGGACTCGATCGCCTACGTGAAGACCCGCGAGCAGTTCGGGCGGCCCATCGGCGAGTTCCAGTACCTGCGCTTCCAGATCGCCAAGATGGCCGCGGACATCGAAGCCGCCCGCCAGCTCATGTACTCGGTGGCCACCGCCATCGACTCGGGGCGGCGGTGCTCGCTCGAGGCGGCGATGTGCAAACTCGTCGCGACCGAGATGGCGGAACGCGTGACCTCGCAGGGCATCCAGATCCACGGCGGGGCCGGGTACACGACCGACTTCCGGGTGGAGCGGCACTGGCGGGACGCGCGCCTCACCCGGATCTTCGAGGGGACGAGCGAGATCCAGATGCGGATCATCTCCGACGAGCTGCTAGGTCGGATCGACTGA